One part of the Candidatus Eisenbacteria bacterium genome encodes these proteins:
- a CDS encoding DUF362 domain-containing protein has protein sequence DEIGMVDARIETVNDYEDPRPIREFFTRLVDSDPETAELLRASGPSRLVVVKPNWIQESHETRPDVWEPLITNPRVVIAVVESLAETMGGRGVICVCDAPHTYSDFAAIVARGSLLAGIDRVRRQWPSLQVEVLDLRREVWIRKEQVVVERRPNPEDPRGYVRLNLGRDSLFHGHRGEGRYYGADYDARVVNEHHRGDVHEYLLAGSPMVCDLFVNLPKLKTHKKTGLTCCLKNLVGINGDKNWLPHHTEQAPAQGGDEFPDYPLARRMETVLKKAGRNVAVSVPVIGPWMYRKARKVGQMALGDSETVIRNGNWQGNDTCWRMALDLNRALLFGNPDGTWREPSGSAKRYLAMVDGIVGGQGNGPLCPDPAPSKVLFGGRNPATIDAVAARLMDFDPDSLPIISGAFASHRWPIADRSMDEIVVADGRRDGREIPLAEIEPAIPGGFEPHFGWTSLRRSA, from the coding sequence CGGACGAAATCGGAATGGTCGACGCACGGATCGAGACGGTGAATGACTACGAGGATCCACGCCCGATCCGCGAGTTCTTCACCCGCCTGGTCGATTCCGATCCGGAGACCGCCGAGCTGCTCCGGGCCTCCGGTCCCTCGCGGCTGGTCGTGGTGAAACCCAACTGGATCCAGGAGTCCCACGAAACCCGCCCGGACGTCTGGGAGCCCCTGATCACGAACCCTCGCGTGGTGATCGCGGTCGTCGAGTCGCTGGCGGAGACCATGGGGGGGCGTGGCGTGATCTGCGTTTGTGACGCGCCGCACACCTATTCCGATTTTGCGGCCATTGTGGCCCGCGGATCCCTGCTCGCCGGGATCGACCGCGTGCGCCGCCAGTGGCCCAGCCTCCAGGTGGAAGTTCTCGATCTGCGTCGCGAGGTCTGGATCCGGAAGGAACAGGTGGTGGTGGAGCGCCGGCCGAATCCCGAAGACCCGCGCGGGTACGTGCGGCTGAATCTGGGAAGGGACAGCCTGTTCCATGGTCATCGCGGCGAAGGACGCTACTACGGGGCGGACTACGACGCGCGCGTGGTCAACGAGCACCATCGGGGTGACGTCCACGAGTATCTCCTGGCCGGATCTCCGATGGTCTGCGACCTGTTCGTCAACCTGCCCAAGCTCAAGACGCACAAGAAGACCGGGCTCACCTGCTGCCTCAAGAACCTGGTGGGGATCAACGGCGACAAGAACTGGCTGCCCCATCACACCGAGCAGGCTCCGGCCCAGGGCGGCGACGAGTTCCCCGACTATCCGCTGGCGCGGCGGATGGAGACCGTCCTCAAGAAGGCGGGGCGCAACGTCGCGGTGTCGGTGCCGGTCATCGGTCCGTGGATGTATCGCAAGGCGCGCAAGGTCGGCCAGATGGCGCTGGGTGACAGCGAGACCGTGATCCGCAACGGGAACTGGCAGGGCAACGATACCTGCTGGCGCATGGCGCTCGATCTGAATCGCGCGTTGCTCTTCGGCAACCCCGACGGAACCTGGCGCGAACCGTCCGGTTCAGCCAAGCGATACCTGGCCATGGTGGATGGCATCGTGGGTGGACAGGGAAACGGTCCCTTGTGTCCCGATCCGGCGCCGTCGAAGGTGCTGTTTGGGGGGCGCAATCCCGCGACGATCGATGCCGTGGCCGCGCGGTTGATGGACTTCGATCCGGATTCGCTTCCCATCATCTCCGGCGCTTTCGCCTCGCATCGCTGGCCGATCGCCGATCGCTCCATGGATGAGATCGTGGTCGCCGATGGACGCCGCGACGGCCGCGAGATTCCACTGGCCGAAATCGAGCCCGCGATCCCTGGGGGCTTCGAGCCGCACTTCGGCTGGACCTCGCTGCGAAGGAGCGCCTGA
- a CDS encoding Gfo/Idh/MocA family oxidoreductase — MRTLKTALVGSGYIAGVKHLPALKNLKGRSETVAIVDLNEAQARDLAGKFGVPKVYKDVGEMLRTEKPDVVDICTPPKTHTPIALQCIEGGAHVLIEKPMCQTEAECDTVMAAAEKAKRKICVGHSDLFYPSFNKGRELFEKGEIGAFRGMRIHLSTPVDYITSKPDHWAHKLPGGVFGESGPHVVYMTLAYISPIRDVQIVGRKMLPEYPWSPYEDYRLNLIGDQGTCTISMIYTTKQWQAEVAVWGTEGTLHMDLETQKLLKIKREELKMVPVALGSLGEVAQTLGSGLETGMDLLTGRYTQTHQEMMRAFFDAIVNDTDSPVPPSQGKESIRVMNMITAKL; from the coding sequence GTGCGAACGCTCAAGACCGCATTGGTGGGAAGTGGATACATCGCAGGGGTGAAGCACCTTCCGGCTCTCAAGAACCTGAAGGGGCGGTCGGAGACGGTGGCGATCGTCGACCTCAACGAAGCTCAGGCCAGGGACCTGGCGGGCAAGTTCGGCGTGCCCAAGGTCTACAAAGACGTCGGCGAGATGCTGCGCACCGAGAAGCCGGACGTGGTCGACATCTGCACGCCGCCGAAGACCCACACGCCGATCGCGCTCCAGTGCATCGAGGGCGGCGCCCATGTCCTGATCGAGAAGCCGATGTGCCAGACCGAGGCCGAGTGCGACACCGTGATGGCGGCGGCGGAGAAGGCGAAGCGCAAGATCTGCGTGGGACACTCGGATCTCTTCTACCCGAGCTTCAACAAGGGCCGCGAGCTGTTCGAGAAAGGCGAGATCGGCGCCTTCCGCGGCATGCGCATCCACCTCTCGACGCCGGTCGACTACATCACCTCGAAGCCCGATCACTGGGCCCATAAGCTGCCGGGCGGTGTCTTCGGCGAGAGCGGCCCTCACGTGGTCTACATGACGCTTGCGTACATCAGCCCGATTCGCGACGTTCAGATCGTCGGCCGCAAGATGCTGCCGGAATACCCGTGGTCGCCTTACGAGGACTACCGGCTGAATCTGATCGGCGATCAGGGCACGTGCACCATCAGCATGATCTACACCACCAAACAGTGGCAGGCCGAGGTGGCGGTGTGGGGCACCGAGGGCACGCTCCACATGGATCTCGAGACCCAGAAGCTCCTCAAGATCAAGCGCGAGGAGCTCAAGATGGTGCCGGTCGCGCTCGGCTCTCTGGGCGAGGTCGCGCAGACCCTGGGCAGCGGACTCGAGACCGGGATGGATCTCCTGACGGGCCGCTACACGCAGACCCACCAGGAGATGATGCGAGCGTTCTTCGACGCGATCGTCAACGACACGGACTCCCCGGTGCCGCCGAGTCAGGGCAAGGAGTCCATTCGTGTGATGAACATGATCACGGCGAAGCTCTGA
- a CDS encoding glycosyltransferase family 1 protein: protein MILGIEAANVRSGGGITYLKELLAAHDPAVHGFSRIVVWSGKYVLDQLPDAPWLDKRSHPFLDRNVVFRLLWQRFLAASAIQRAGIDVLFVPGGLHDLRFRPLVTMSHNMLPFEPKESRRYGLRYDRLRLWLLGRKQKKVFAGADGVIFLTRYARDVITRQLPRPPKSHAVVPHGITEAFRQPGKPAEPITAYSDERPFQILYVSIIDLYKHQRKLVHAVLRLRRDGMPVRLRLVGPDYAPERADLDRLLRAVDARGAAVDVVGPVPHRALPDVYRQADLFAFPSSCENLPNILLEAMASTLPIACSDRGPMPEVLEDGGVYLDPEDIESMRRALKDLIERPAERDRLAARAAEISRKYSWRACADSTFGYLASFARRS from the coding sequence ATGATCCTGGGGATCGAGGCGGCGAACGTCCGGAGCGGCGGGGGCATCACCTATCTCAAGGAGCTGCTCGCCGCGCACGATCCCGCAGTGCACGGCTTCAGCCGGATCGTCGTCTGGTCGGGAAAGTACGTGCTCGACCAGCTCCCGGACGCGCCGTGGCTCGACAAGCGCAGCCACCCTTTCCTCGATCGCAATGTCGTCTTTCGACTGCTGTGGCAGCGCTTCCTCGCCGCCTCAGCGATCCAGAGGGCGGGGATCGACGTGCTGTTCGTGCCGGGCGGGCTCCACGACCTCCGTTTCCGCCCGCTCGTCACCATGTCGCACAACATGCTGCCGTTCGAGCCGAAGGAGAGCCGGCGCTACGGACTCCGGTACGACCGGCTGCGGCTGTGGCTGCTGGGACGCAAGCAGAAGAAGGTGTTCGCCGGCGCCGACGGCGTGATCTTCCTCACCCGCTACGCGCGTGACGTGATCACCCGGCAGCTCCCGCGCCCGCCGAAGAGCCACGCCGTGGTGCCGCACGGGATCACGGAAGCCTTTCGCCAGCCGGGGAAGCCGGCCGAGCCGATCACGGCCTATTCGGACGAGCGGCCGTTCCAGATCCTCTACGTGTCGATCATCGACCTCTACAAGCACCAGCGAAAGCTGGTGCACGCCGTCCTGCGGCTGCGTCGCGACGGCATGCCGGTGCGTCTCCGACTCGTCGGTCCGGACTATGCTCCCGAGCGTGCGGACCTGGATCGGTTGCTGCGCGCGGTCGATGCCCGCGGCGCCGCGGTGGACGTGGTGGGGCCGGTGCCGCATCGCGCCTTGCCCGATGTCTACCGGCAGGCCGATCTCTTCGCGTTCCCGTCCTCGTGCGAGAACCTGCCGAACATCCTGCTCGAGGCCATGGCCTCCACCCTGCCGATCGCCTGCTCGGATCGTGGCCCGATGCCCGAGGTGCTCGAGGACGGAGGCGTCTACCTCGATCCGGAGGACATCGAGTCCATGCGCCGGGCCCTGAAGGACCTCATCGAGAGGCCCGCGGAGCGCGATCGACTCGCGGCGAGAGCCGCGGAAATCTCCCGGAAGTACAGCTGGCGAGCCTGCGCGGACTCCACCTTCGGTTATCTGGCGTCGTTCGCGCGCCGCTCCTAG
- a CDS encoding glycosyltransferase family 4 protein — MLVLSQVYVPDPTSVGQHLADACAEMVRRGWRVVVVTARDGYDDPSVHYPSRDTIHGVEVVRLRWCSFGKSSTAIRMLAGLSFVVQSVLRSLLVGRVDLVLVSTVPPIAPLAGIGASILRRAPVKYWVMDLNPDQMVELGKLPATSPWVRLFDWMNRRILGRATEVIVLDRFMAKRVLKKRDVRDKLTVLPPWPHEDHLEPVAHESNPFRTQHGLQGKLVVMYSGNHGHSTPLTTVLKAAAHLQDEDRLVFMFIGGGVGKKEVEATRLPNVRSLPYQPLETLRYSLSAADVHLVSLGDEVVGVVHPCKVYGAMAVARPIVLLGPEESHIGDLLHRDAFGWAIRHGDVEGATAFFRKLLTLPREELVSRGLKARAIITRELSKAALCAAFCDVLDRDGVAAVRETAFASRS; from the coding sequence ATGCTCGTTCTCTCCCAGGTCTACGTTCCCGATCCCACCAGTGTCGGCCAGCATCTGGCCGACGCGTGCGCCGAGATGGTGCGCCGCGGCTGGCGGGTGGTGGTCGTCACCGCGCGCGACGGCTACGACGACCCTTCGGTCCACTACCCGAGCCGCGACACGATCCACGGCGTGGAGGTCGTGCGCCTTCGCTGGTGCTCGTTCGGCAAGAGCAGCACGGCCATCCGCATGCTGGCCGGCTTGTCCTTCGTGGTCCAGTCCGTGCTTCGCAGTCTCCTGGTCGGGCGCGTGGATCTGGTGCTGGTGAGCACGGTCCCTCCCATCGCCCCGCTGGCGGGGATCGGAGCGAGCATCCTGCGCCGGGCGCCGGTCAAGTACTGGGTGATGGATCTCAATCCCGACCAGATGGTGGAGCTCGGCAAGCTGCCCGCCACTTCTCCCTGGGTGCGGCTCTTCGACTGGATGAACCGGAGGATCCTCGGGCGCGCCACCGAGGTGATCGTGCTGGATCGCTTCATGGCGAAGCGCGTGCTCAAGAAGCGAGACGTCAGGGACAAGCTCACCGTGTTGCCGCCATGGCCTCACGAGGATCATCTCGAGCCGGTGGCGCACGAAAGCAACCCGTTCCGCACCCAGCATGGACTCCAGGGCAAGCTGGTGGTGATGTACAGCGGCAACCACGGCCACAGCACGCCGCTCACCACGGTTCTCAAAGCCGCCGCCCATCTACAGGACGAGGATCGCCTGGTGTTCATGTTCATCGGCGGCGGGGTGGGCAAGAAGGAAGTCGAGGCGACGCGGTTGCCCAACGTGAGGTCGCTTCCCTACCAGCCGCTCGAGACCCTGCGCTACTCGCTCTCGGCGGCCGACGTCCACCTCGTGAGCCTGGGAGACGAGGTGGTGGGTGTCGTGCATCCCTGCAAGGTGTACGGCGCGATGGCGGTGGCGCGGCCGATCGTGCTGCTCGGTCCCGAGGAGTCTCACATCGGCGACCTGCTGCATCGCGACGCCTTCGGATGGGCGATCCGTCACGGAGACGTCGAAGGCGCGACGGCTTTCTTCCGCAAGCTGCTGACCCTGCCTCGCGAGGAGCTGGTCTCGCGCGGCCTCAAGGCACGCGCGATCATCACCCGCGAGTTGTCGAAAGCGGCCCTGTGCGCCGCATTCTGCGATGTGCTCGATCGTGACGGCGTGGCGGCCGTGCGCGAGACCGCCTTCGCGTCACGCTCCTAG
- a CDS encoding NAD-dependent epimerase/dehydratase family protein yields MKDGLVLVAGAGGFIGGHLVAEFRRQGRPVRAVDIKPLDEWYQVFPDADNVIADLKLIDQCHRVSKDAQEVYQLAADMGGMGFIENNKALCMLSVLTNTHMLQAAQGAGVQRFFYSSSACVYNADKQVSADVVPLKESDAYPAMPEDGYGWEKLFSERMCRHFREDFGLTTRVARFHNVYGPHGTWEGGREKAPAAICRKVIQAKVTGKNAIEIWGDGHQTRSFMYIDDCIKGVLAITGSDILEPINLGSSELVTINQLVDMVEEIADVKLQRNYKLDAPKGVNGRNSDNTMIQQALGWEPSIRLRDGMERTYRWIYDEYTSKYGD; encoded by the coding sequence GTGAAGGACGGCCTCGTTTTGGTGGCGGGTGCGGGCGGGTTCATCGGCGGTCACCTCGTGGCGGAGTTCCGCCGCCAGGGGCGCCCGGTCCGCGCGGTCGACATCAAGCCCCTCGACGAGTGGTATCAGGTCTTCCCCGATGCGGACAACGTCATCGCGGACCTCAAGCTCATCGACCAGTGCCACCGCGTCTCCAAGGACGCGCAAGAGGTCTACCAGCTCGCCGCCGACATGGGAGGCATGGGTTTCATCGAGAACAACAAGGCCTTGTGCATGCTCTCAGTCCTCACCAACACCCACATGCTCCAGGCCGCGCAGGGCGCGGGCGTGCAGCGGTTCTTCTATTCCTCATCGGCCTGCGTCTACAACGCCGACAAGCAGGTTTCGGCCGACGTCGTGCCGCTCAAGGAATCGGATGCCTACCCGGCGATGCCCGAAGACGGTTACGGCTGGGAGAAGCTCTTCTCCGAGCGGATGTGCCGGCACTTCCGCGAGGACTTCGGGCTCACCACGCGGGTCGCGCGGTTCCACAACGTCTATGGCCCTCACGGGACCTGGGAAGGCGGCCGCGAGAAAGCGCCGGCGGCGATCTGCCGCAAGGTCATTCAGGCCAAGGTCACCGGCAAGAACGCCATCGAGATCTGGGGCGACGGTCATCAGACCCGGTCGTTCATGTACATCGATGACTGCATCAAGGGAGTGCTCGCCATCACCGGCAGCGACATCCTGGAGCCCATCAATCTGGGTTCCAGCGAGCTCGTCACGATCAATCAGTTGGTCGACATGGTCGAGGAGATCGCCGACGTCAAGCTGCAGCGCAACTACAAGCTCGACGCTCCGAAGGGCGTCAACGGCCGCAACTCCGACAACACGATGATCCAGCAGGCGCTGGGCTGGGAGCCGTCGATCCGCCTGCGCGACGGCATGGAGCGGACGTACCGCTGGATCTACGACGAGTACACGAGCAAGTACGGAGATTGA
- a CDS encoding UDP-glucose/GDP-mannose dehydrogenase family protein, which translates to MHVRCEPVLRNPLRFPLQSITVVGTGYVGLVTGACLADFGNRVVCVDSDASKVERLARLDIPFFEPGLPEIVSRNVQEGRLRFSQDLPAAVKSSEVSFITVGTPPRKDGSADTRAIFAVAEEIARNLKGYGLVVQKSTAPVGTARAVAKAMKRRARRGTSFDVASNPEFLREGSAIETFMRPDRVVIGVESKKAENILRKIHNPLFLLETPMVVTNLETAELIKYAANTFLATKVSFINEMANLCEELGADVQVVAKAMGMDRRIGSKFLHAGPGYGGSCFPKDTLALASFARAAGTRARIVEGTIEANHHQMQRMVSKILGVVGAPRGKRVGILGLSFKPNTDDLREAPALTIIAGLRRRGVQITAFDPAAMPHAKRLLRGVTFADDVYQVARGADALAIITEWNEFRGLDLPRLKKLMRRPVLCDLRNIYKPEDVEAAGLKYIGVGRGLRRVKQDG; encoded by the coding sequence GTGCACGTTCGATGCGAGCCGGTTCTCCGCAATCCCCTGAGGTTCCCACTGCAATCCATCACGGTCGTCGGAACCGGATACGTCGGCCTCGTGACGGGCGCATGTCTCGCCGACTTCGGGAACCGCGTGGTCTGCGTGGATTCCGACGCGTCCAAGGTGGAGCGGCTCGCGCGGTTGGACATCCCCTTCTTCGAGCCCGGGCTGCCCGAGATCGTGAGTCGCAACGTGCAGGAGGGCCGCCTTCGTTTCAGCCAGGACCTTCCGGCTGCGGTGAAGTCGTCCGAGGTGAGCTTCATCACGGTCGGCACGCCACCCCGCAAGGACGGAAGCGCGGACACCCGCGCGATCTTCGCCGTGGCCGAGGAGATCGCCCGTAATCTCAAGGGGTATGGGCTGGTGGTGCAGAAGAGCACCGCCCCCGTGGGGACGGCGCGGGCGGTGGCCAAGGCCATGAAGCGCCGGGCTCGTCGCGGCACCAGCTTCGACGTGGCGTCCAACCCGGAATTCCTGCGCGAGGGCTCGGCGATCGAGACCTTCATGCGTCCCGACCGGGTCGTGATCGGCGTCGAGTCCAAGAAGGCGGAGAACATCCTCCGCAAGATCCACAACCCCCTGTTCCTGCTCGAGACCCCGATGGTGGTGACCAACCTGGAGACCGCCGAGCTCATCAAGTACGCGGCGAATACCTTCCTCGCCACCAAGGTGTCCTTCATCAACGAGATGGCCAACCTCTGCGAGGAGCTGGGCGCGGACGTCCAGGTCGTCGCCAAGGCCATGGGCATGGACCGCCGGATCGGATCCAAGTTCCTTCATGCCGGCCCAGGCTACGGGGGGTCGTGCTTCCCCAAGGACACGCTGGCCCTCGCCTCCTTCGCCCGCGCCGCGGGGACCCGGGCCCGCATCGTGGAGGGGACCATCGAAGCCAACCACCACCAGATGCAGCGGATGGTGAGCAAGATCCTGGGCGTGGTCGGGGCTCCGCGCGGCAAGCGGGTCGGCATCTTGGGCCTCTCCTTCAAGCCCAACACCGACGATCTTCGCGAAGCTCCCGCGTTGACGATCATCGCGGGTCTGCGCCGGCGCGGCGTGCAGATCACGGCCTTCGATCCCGCCGCGATGCCGCATGCGAAGCGCCTCCTGCGCGGCGTGACGTTCGCGGACGACGTGTACCAGGTCGCGCGCGGCGCCGACGCGCTGGCCATCATCACCGAGTGGAACGAATTCCGCGGACTCGATCTTCCGCGACTCAAGAAGCTGATGCGCCGCCCCGTCCTCTGTGACCTGCGCAACATCTACAAGCCCGAAGACGTCGAGGCGGCCGGCCTGAAGTACATCGGGGTCGGACGGGGCCTGAGACGGGTGAAGCAGGATGGCTGA
- the rfbB gene encoding dTDP-glucose 4,6-dehydratase, whose product MAEGPDLHRARVLVTGGAGFIGSNFVHHLLGRYPECHVVVLDALTYAGRRENLEGIPSGSLTFIHGDIRDPDAVRRAMSDCDAVINFAAESHVDRSIEAPGEFIQTDVYGVFVLAEEARRQKARRFIQVSTDEVYGEVLEGQATEEWPLKPRSPYAASKAGGDRLADAYFCTYGLPVIVTRCSNNYGPRQYPEKLVPLFVTNAMDHEPLPVYGTGLNRRDWLHVEDHCRALLMLLEAPNVEGETFNIGGQAELDVLAVTEAILKLLDRPRTLIRHIEDRPGHDRRYAVDSSKLTRVTGWTPEIDFQDGIQETVEWYKSNESWWRPIKAGEFRSYYERMYGQRKTLKEVRA is encoded by the coding sequence ATGGCTGAAGGTCCCGATCTCCATCGTGCGCGGGTGCTGGTCACCGGTGGGGCGGGGTTCATCGGCTCGAACTTCGTGCACCATCTCCTGGGCCGCTATCCGGAATGCCACGTGGTGGTGCTCGACGCCCTGACGTACGCGGGCCGGAGGGAGAACCTCGAAGGGATCCCTTCGGGGTCGCTGACCTTCATTCACGGCGACATCAGGGATCCTGACGCAGTCCGCCGGGCCATGAGCGACTGCGACGCGGTGATCAACTTCGCTGCCGAGTCGCACGTCGACCGGTCGATCGAGGCCCCGGGTGAGTTCATCCAGACCGACGTCTATGGAGTCTTCGTGCTGGCCGAGGAGGCCCGGCGCCAGAAGGCGCGCCGGTTCATCCAGGTGTCGACCGACGAAGTCTACGGCGAGGTCCTGGAGGGACAGGCGACCGAGGAGTGGCCGCTCAAGCCGCGCAGCCCGTATGCCGCGAGCAAGGCTGGCGGTGACCGGCTGGCCGACGCCTACTTCTGCACCTATGGGCTGCCGGTGATCGTGACGCGTTGCTCCAACAACTATGGGCCGCGGCAGTATCCGGAGAAGCTGGTGCCGTTGTTCGTCACCAATGCCATGGACCACGAGCCGCTCCCGGTCTATGGCACCGGACTCAATCGGCGGGATTGGCTACACGTCGAAGACCACTGCCGGGCGCTGCTCATGCTGCTCGAGGCCCCGAATGTCGAAGGCGAGACCTTCAATATCGGCGGGCAAGCCGAGCTCGACGTGCTGGCGGTCACCGAGGCGATCCTCAAGCTGCTGGACAGGCCCCGAACCCTGATTCGCCACATCGAGGATCGGCCGGGGCATGACCGGCGCTACGCGGTGGATTCGAGCAAGCTCACCCGAGTCACGGGCTGGACGCCCGAGATCGACTTCCAGGACGGGATCCAGGAGACCGTGGAGTGGTACAAGTCCAACGAAAGCTGGTGGAGACCGATCAAGGCCGGGGAGTTTCGAAGCTACTACGAGCGGATGTACGGGCAGCGAAAGACGTTGAAGGAGGTCCGCGCGTGA
- a CDS encoding SLBB domain-containing protein, whose translation MGRAVLILLALAAWASLAAAQSMPQGTTDVPEVGSLGQEGPQLPTTIIRPVEDPTKAPLPALSGPVDPKVYRVGPGDLLQIQIWGRTSRNWSVTVGPEGYILVPGAGSMAVSGRTLAEVRNDVVKKLSQNYRGVGIDLRLARPRVFQVYVTGQVRSPGPLQAMGSHRVADVLQDGAFLDDASRRRIEVVHADGTRENADLVVFTRTGNSEANPELRDGDVINVPVASEWISAQGALGRPGRYELGLADSLLTLFHLAGEPIPSAVIDKVLFIRWQDPTRAESLWVRLDDVYDRRMNPALRDGDRLYVYYIPQYHLQHEVVIQGEVSRPGTYPIAEGKHRLTDLVRAAEGFLPTADLTSIRVHRRNSSTGEKDPELDRLLQLPRSELTDSEYDKLSTKLAGMREDYRVDWTRLNANSDQQDLLLRDGDIVRVERLVSSIRIDGEVKRPGILSFRPGLKVNDYVKQAGGLTDRAWGGNIRVTRAVTGQTLPARNVQVLDPGDFVWVPEKPDRGFWDYATPILVALAQVATVVIAVDSLNE comes from the coding sequence ATGGGCCGCGCCGTCCTGATCTTGCTGGCGCTCGCCGCCTGGGCATCGCTCGCCGCGGCGCAGTCGATGCCGCAAGGAACCACGGATGTCCCGGAGGTGGGTAGCCTGGGCCAGGAGGGCCCGCAACTACCGACCACCATCATCCGCCCCGTCGAAGATCCGACCAAAGCCCCGCTGCCGGCCCTGTCGGGTCCGGTGGACCCGAAGGTCTATCGAGTGGGTCCCGGCGATCTTCTCCAGATCCAGATCTGGGGGCGCACGTCCCGAAACTGGTCCGTCACGGTTGGACCCGAGGGTTACATCCTCGTTCCCGGAGCGGGGAGCATGGCCGTCAGCGGCCGCACCCTCGCCGAGGTCCGGAACGACGTCGTGAAGAAGCTGAGCCAGAACTACCGCGGTGTCGGAATCGATCTTCGGCTGGCACGTCCTCGCGTCTTCCAGGTTTACGTCACGGGACAGGTGAGGTCACCAGGGCCGCTCCAGGCGATGGGCTCGCATCGTGTGGCCGACGTCCTCCAGGACGGAGCCTTCCTGGACGACGCCTCACGGCGACGAATCGAGGTGGTCCACGCCGACGGTACTCGTGAGAACGCTGACCTCGTCGTCTTCACACGCACCGGGAACAGTGAAGCGAATCCGGAGCTGAGAGACGGCGACGTGATCAACGTGCCCGTCGCGAGCGAGTGGATCTCCGCGCAGGGAGCGTTGGGGCGGCCGGGCAGGTACGAGCTGGGCCTCGCCGACAGCCTGCTCACCCTGTTCCACCTCGCCGGAGAACCGATTCCATCCGCGGTGATCGACAAGGTTCTCTTCATCCGATGGCAGGATCCGACCCGCGCGGAGTCGTTGTGGGTCCGCCTCGACGATGTGTACGACCGGCGCATGAATCCGGCGCTTCGGGACGGTGATCGACTCTACGTCTATTACATCCCTCAGTATCACCTCCAGCACGAGGTGGTCATCCAGGGAGAGGTTTCCCGCCCAGGCACGTATCCGATCGCGGAAGGCAAGCATCGGCTGACCGATCTGGTCCGAGCCGCCGAGGGCTTCCTTCCGACGGCGGATCTCACGTCGATCCGTGTCCATCGTAGGAATTCGAGCACCGGTGAAAAGGACCCGGAGCTCGACCGGCTCCTCCAGCTCCCGCGATCGGAGCTCACCGACTCCGAGTACGACAAGCTGAGCACCAAGTTGGCGGGAATGCGCGAGGACTATCGGGTCGACTGGACCCGGCTCAATGCCAACTCCGATCAGCAGGATCTCCTGCTCCGAGACGGCGATATCGTCCGTGTCGAGCGCCTGGTCTCGTCGATCCGTATCGACGGCGAGGTGAAGAGGCCGGGCATCCTGAGCTTTCGCCCAGGGCTCAAGGTCAATGATTACGTGAAGCAGGCGGGAGGACTGACCGATAGGGCTTGGGGCGGGAACATCCGGGTCACGCGGGCGGTGACAGGTCAAACCCTTCCTGCGCGGAACGTTCAGGTCCTAGACCCCGGGGATTTCGTATGGGTCCCGGAAAAGCCCGACAGGGGCTTCTGGGATTATGCGACCCCGATTCTGGTCGCCCTGGCCCAGGTCGCCACGGTGGTGATTGCGGTCGATAGCCTTAACGAGTAG
- a CDS encoding GDP-mannose 4,6-dehydratase, with protein sequence MRVLVTGGAGFIGSHVSEALLERGDEVWALDDLSTGRIENLKTFERNSRFRFLEEDVTNSALVAGLVAQCDRVYHLAAAVGVKYVLENPLRSLITNIRGSEVVLEACAAHQRRVILFSSSEVYGKGISVPFSEDDDRVLGPTHKLRWSYACGKAVDECLAQAYWQQQQLPVTVVRCFNTCGPRQTGAYGMVIPNMVMRALRGEPILVYGDGQQSRCFSAVHDVVRGVMMLADSPKTIGEIFNIGTDEEITVLGLAERIRQLCGSDSPIEFVEYEQIYGRSFEDMRRRVPDLRKIHRVVGYRPGISLDCLLEMTIRDMCERLGRPVPSGMATA encoded by the coding sequence ATGAGAGTGCTCGTCACGGGTGGCGCCGGCTTTATTGGTTCGCATGTCTCGGAAGCGCTTCTTGAACGCGGCGACGAAGTCTGGGCACTGGATGATCTTTCCACCGGTCGAATCGAGAACCTGAAGACCTTCGAGCGGAACTCCCGCTTCCGCTTTCTCGAGGAAGACGTCACCAACTCGGCCTTGGTTGCGGGTTTGGTGGCTCAGTGTGACCGGGTCTACCATCTTGCGGCCGCTGTTGGCGTCAAGTACGTGCTCGAGAACCCTCTTCGCTCACTGATCACGAACATCCGTGGGTCGGAGGTCGTCCTTGAAGCCTGTGCTGCCCATCAGCGCCGGGTCATCCTGTTCTCCAGCAGCGAAGTGTATGGCAAAGGCATTTCGGTTCCGTTCTCCGAGGATGACGATCGCGTGCTGGGACCGACCCATAAGCTTCGATGGTCCTACGCGTGTGGCAAGGCCGTCGACGAATGCCTGGCCCAGGCCTACTGGCAGCAGCAGCAGCTTCCGGTGACCGTCGTCCGATGTTTCAACACCTGCGGGCCCCGTCAGACCGGGGCTTACGGCATGGTCATCCCCAACATGGTGATGCGTGCTCTGCGCGGGGAGCCGATCCTGGTATACGGGGACGGGCAGCAATCCCGATGCTTCTCCGCCGTTCACGACGTCGTTCGCGGCGTCATGATGCTCGCCGATAGCCCGAAGACCATCGGCGAGATTTTCAATATCGGCACGGATGAAGAGATCACGGTCCTCGGGCTCGCCGAGCGCATCCGGCAGCTGTGCGGCAGCGATTCCCCGATCGAATTTGTCGAGTACGAGCAAATCTACGGCCGGTCGTTCGAAGACATGCGCCGTCGGGTTCCCGACCTCCGCAAGATCCACCGCGTGGTGGGTTACAGGCCAGGGATCAGCCTCGACTGCCTGCTCGAGATGACCATCCGGGATATGTGCGAGCGCCTGGGAAGGCCGGTGCCTTCGGGAATGGCCACCGCCTAA